A window of Sagittula sp. P11 genomic DNA:
CCGGCGGGCGATGCGCGCATGGGGGCGCTGGCCTCTGCCGCGCAACGGGCGGACGTGCTGGAGAAGGCGGCGATGCTCGCGTCCGAGGCGACGAACGTGCTGGAGGGCCTGACTGCACCGGACGGCCCCGGTTTTGTCGCGCCGATGCTGTTCCGCTGCGCCGACCCCGATGCGGGCCGCACGGTGCATGACGTGGAGGCGTTCGGCCCGGTCTCGACCGTCATGCCTTACCGAGACCTGCCCCATGCCGCCGCCCTTGCCAACCGTGGGAAAGGGTCGCTTGTGGCGTCGCTGGTGACGGGCGATCCGCAGGTGGCGCGCGCCTTCACGCTGGACAGCGCGGCGTGGCACGGGCGGCTCTACATCACCGACCGGACCTCCATGAAGGAGGCGACCGGCCATGGATCCCCGCTGCCGCACCTCGTGCATGGCGGGCCTGGCCGGGCCGGCGGGGGCGAGGAACTGGGCGGCGTGCGCGGCGTCCTGCACTACATGCAGCGGACCGCCGTGCAGGGGTCGCCCGACGTGCTGACCGCGGTGACCGGCCAGTGGGTGCCCGGCGCGCGCGAGATCGAGGGGCCCGAGCATCCCTTCCGCCGCACCTTCCGCGATATCGAGATCGGCGAGACCATCGTGACCGACCCGCGCGAGGTGACGCTGGAGGACATCGAGCATTTCGCCCATTTCACCGGCGACACCTTCTACGCCCACATGGACGAGGCCGCAGCACAGGCGAACCCCTTCTTCCCGGGCCGGGTGGCGCATGGCTACCTGCTGCTCAGCTTCGCGGCGGGCCTCTTCGTGATGCCCGATCCGGGGCCGGTCCTCGCCAATACCGGGCTGAACGGCCTGTCTTTCCAAAAGCCCGTCTCGCCCGGCGACCGCGTCCACGTGCGGCTGACCGCCAGGCGCAAGACGCAGCGCACCGACACCTATGGCGAGGTCGCCTGGCACGTCACGCTCTACAATCAGGACGCCGAGCAGGTGGCGGAATACGAGCTTTTGACCATGGTCGCCTACGAAAAGCCCTGAGGGGGTTTTGCCTTTCCCCCCGGTTGGTTCTAATCGGGGGGCCATGGACCCGCTCAAACCCTTGATCGACAACCTGAACGCCGAAGGACGGCCGCGCATCTGGTCGCTTGTGATCACGGTGTTCGGCGACAGCGTGCAGCATCGCGGTGGCCGGATCGCCACCGCCCGGCTGAGCCGCCTGCTGGGCCGGATCGGGGTGGAAACGGGCGCGGTCCGGACCGCCCTCTCGCGCCTTTCGCAGGACGGCTGGGTCGAAGGGAAACGCAGCGGACGCACCAGCAGTTACACCCTGACGGACCGCGGCCTGCAGGAGTTCGGCCCCGCCACCGCCCGGATCTATGCGCCGCCCCGGCAGCGCCCGGTGGGCGAATGGGTCTTCGACTGGCCCGGCGTGGAGGGTGCGTTGCGGCTGGGACAGGGCAGCCTGCGCCCCGCCCCCGTGACCGACACGCCCGGCGGACTGAGGATGACCGGCGCATTGACCGGCGATGCCGGAGCGCAGGTGCGCGCGTCGCTGGACCCTGACCATGCCGTTGCGCTGGAACGGATGGCCCAGGATCTGACGGCGCTATCCGGGATCGACGCCAGCCCCCTGGATGCGGCGGCGGCACGGCTCTTGCAGGTGCACCGCTGGCGGCGGCTGGTGTTGCGCTGGCCCGAGGTTCCGGCAGAGCTGATGCCCGAGGACGCCGCCCCGCGCGACCTGCGGCGCGCCATGGCAGAGGCCTACAAGCATCTCGCCCCCGCAGCCGAGGCATGGCTCGACACCGCCGACGGCGAGATGCCGGCAATGCCCCCCGCCGGCCCGGATTTTTCTTTGCGCTTCGGCGGATTGCAAACC
This region includes:
- a CDS encoding PaaX family transcriptional regulator C-terminal domain-containing protein, producing the protein MDPLKPLIDNLNAEGRPRIWSLVITVFGDSVQHRGGRIATARLSRLLGRIGVETGAVRTALSRLSQDGWVEGKRSGRTSSYTLTDRGLQEFGPATARIYAPPRQRPVGEWVFDWPGVEGALRLGQGSLRPAPVTDTPGGLRMTGALTGDAGAQVRASLDPDHAVALERMAQDLTALSGIDASPLDAAAARLLQVHRWRRLVLRWPEVPAELMPEDAAPRDLRRAMAEAYKHLAPAAEAWLDTADGEMPAMPPAGPDFSLRFGGLQTP
- the paaZ gene encoding phenylacetic acid degradation bifunctional protein PaaZ, whose translation is MSGIAPESYVAGKWIGPGSAAKPIMSPVDGSEIARAGSSDLDFAAMRAFALDKGGPALRAMTFHQRAKILKALAGYIGSRKEELYALNPLTGATRKDGAVDIEGGIITMTVIAGKGRREMPDGHVYLDGEVERISRSGTFLAQHVAVPRQGVAVHINAFNFPVWGMLEKLAPTLLAGMPAIVKPATQTCYLTEACFRMIVDSGLVPEGAVQLIVGGTGDLLDRLGPQDVVSFTGSADTALTLRSNRNLLSRSVRFMAEADSLNASVLGPDVVPGSEEFDLFVKQAATEMTVKAGQKCTAIRRIIVPEAQMDAVTEALAERLRGTTIGDPAGDARMGALASAAQRADVLEKAAMLASEATNVLEGLTAPDGPGFVAPMLFRCADPDAGRTVHDVEAFGPVSTVMPYRDLPHAAALANRGKGSLVASLVTGDPQVARAFTLDSAAWHGRLYITDRTSMKEATGHGSPLPHLVHGGPGRAGGGEELGGVRGVLHYMQRTAVQGSPDVLTAVTGQWVPGAREIEGPEHPFRRTFRDIEIGETIVTDPREVTLEDIEHFAHFTGDTFYAHMDEAAAQANPFFPGRVAHGYLLLSFAAGLFVMPDPGPVLANTGLNGLSFQKPVSPGDRVHVRLTARRKTQRTDTYGEVAWHVTLYNQDAEQVAEYELLTMVAYEKP